The genome window CTAATGACCAAAAACACCCACCAGAAGCCACTCACCTTCGGTGAACCGGAGCCTGTCCCTTTCCAGCTCCCAGAGCCGAATCTGGTCCGTGATGGTGGGAGGCAGCACTGGTGTCTGCAGGGGCAAGGGATGGCCCTTGTAAGATTCAGAAGCATTGCTCTAGGCAGCCCCAGCCCTCCACTCATTCCCCAGATTTGGATGTCCATTTCTCTTTTCCATCACTTCATCACCAGGTACCAAGGGCTCTCAGCCTCCTGCAGCTGTTTGTCCCTCCAGCCTCCTGTCTGTACCTGTTTAAGCATCACTGGGTGGGCCCTTGTCCTTAGGAAATGGATGATCTAGGAAAACAGACAAGAATTGGGATCAGTGACCGTAAATAAAGTCTCAAGTGAGTGCAACTCTCATTGCACAGAATTCTCAAATAAGAAAGCAGGAAAGCTACCTGTCTCCTAATGTCACTGAACATCAACTGattgtttaaaaattcatagGCATATGCCTATCAATTCAACACATCCCAGATTAGCTGTTGTCCTCAGGTGTTGCTCCCATTGGTGATGTCTGCTGCTCCTTCTTTGGCATATTTGCCCTttccatagttttgtttttttttctttaaagtaacaGCAACTATTATTTTTGAGCACTAACTGCATGGCAGGCTCTGAACTAAATGCTTTACCTCTATTTCATTGACTTCTTTCAACAACCCTatgaagtgaaggtcgctcagtcatgtccaactctttgtgaccccatggactgcacagtccatggaattctctaaaccagaatactggagtgggtagcctttcccttctccaagagatcttcccaacccagggatcgaacccaggtctcccacattgtgggcggattctttaccagctgaaccacaagggaagcccaggaatactggagtaggtagcctatcccttttccagtggatcttcccgacccaggaatcgcaccatggtctcctgcattgtaggcaaattctttaccaactgagctatcggagAAGCGCTGATAGCTGAAGTGAGAACTGTCAGAAGCCCTGAAGCAAGAACTGTCATTATTTccgttttccagatgaggaaactgaggctcaaagaagagAAACAACTAGGCCATCTGTGCAGCTAGGAAGTGGTGGTGCTGAGACACAAATCCAGAGTTATAGCTCCTCCTTACATGTGTCTTTTCTGCAGGAAGGTCTACCTCTTCCCCACACTGAGAGCCTTGACTTCTCATGACCtgacactcacacacagacaacTTACCACCACCTTCTGTAACAGACCCCATGCTAGATTTCCAGAAGGTGACCACCCCTGACCCCACAACCCAAGTACAGCCTTTCTTTCCACCCACACCTTCCCCAAGCAAGGGATACCTGCTGGGCTGTGATGCCACTGGCAATAGCCTGCTGCACACTCTCCCGGGTCACCTGTGCCACCACCATGTTGGGAAAGCGATAGAGCATCTCAGAGAAAAGGGCAATGAGGGCGATCTGCAGCTCTGACTCTGACCAGAAGATAGGAGGAGAGGATTAGGAGGCTTCCCACATCTAGGCTCCCCCGAGCCTCAGAGAGCTCTGTAAACCACCAAGTCACAAGTGTATGTGACCAGAAACTGGCAGTCCCTCCTGCTgctttccccttcttcctcccctccccaccagcctgCTCTCCCAGGGGCCCTCTGTCCAGCCTCACCCGTGTAGGCATACAGTCGGTAATTGGTTTCCACAACAATGAAGCCTGGCTGATGTGCGGTGCCCCCGGCCCCAGAAACACCTGACGAGAGATTGATGGCCAGGCGTGTGGGGTAGTAACGCCGAGATTTCCTctgaaaaggagaagggaaaggccacagGCCCTCTCTCAGGCATCACTGCCCTACATCTTCCTCCTGAAACATCAGATTCCTCCCAGTGCCCAGGACCTCAGCTCCCAACTTCTCTCCCTCAAGGGAGAGAAGTATTCAGTCCTGGCAACTACTTCCTGTGACTGCCTCCCGAGACCCCACTCTCCTTTAAAGGCCAAGGCaccatcccaccccacctcttCGGTAGAGGCCATGTGTCTGGGTGCTCATACCTTCCTCTGGAAAACAAGCCCAAACTCACGCAGATGTTGCAGGAAGTTCAACAGAGAATCACTCATACCTTCCACAGAGTAATCCTGGGGAAAAGGAGTGGCCAGATGGGGTCCAAAACACATCCCATTCTCCCTTTCCCAATCCCATAAACTCACTCCCTCTTTTCCCATCTCTGCTTGTTCTTTGTTTACTCTTATCCTCCACTGTATTGCCCCATTACCTCATTTCACCTTCCCACCTCTTTACTCTCTTCCCATCTCGCCCACTCAAGCCCTCTGCTTACCTTGCCTAGAGTGGAGAAGCTAAgctggaaaaggaaggagagaatctCCACTAGGTCCATGCCCCGACTCTAGGGAGGAATGGGCAGAGACAAAGGGGGAGGGGTGAGAGggaggaaatgagagaaaatcaGGGAATAGAGTCTGCGGGCAGCCGTCCGTCAGTGGGTCTGGGCAAGAGTAGAGCGTGCTGGTGGGCACCCCTGACCTGCTCACCTGGGCTGTCTGCAGATACTGCAACATAAAGTACCAGAGCTGGGCTGGAGTGTCCAGCAACAGGAACTGGAAGCCAGCAGAGGTAATGCAGGGCGGCTCTCCAGGTTCAGCACTGGAGACAGAGAGGGCTCATGGCAGAGGTGTGCAGAGAAAGGCCACCGTCCCACCTGTGTGcccatgtttgtttttttggtttatcTCTTGCCATACTCTGCTCcactctccttttaaaaatatttatttatttggccatgccaggtcttagttgtagcatgtagatcttccatctttgttgaGGCAAGCAgtatctttagttgtgacatgcagactcttggttgcagcatgtgggatctagttccctgaccagggatcgaacctgggctccctgcattgggagcatggagtcttagccactggaccaccagggaagcccctcagcccTCCTTTTTCAGTCAACCCCCTCCTATCCTGACCCAAGGTGGACTCAATTTAGCAGGGACTCAAGAACGTGGCAAAACAGAGCCATTGTACCTCCGGCTTCCTCACCTCTTCATGAGCCCAGCCTGGCTGAGGAGCTGAGCCAAGTCCTGGCTGACGGCTGCGCTGGGGGATCCCACCATGAAGTGAAGGACCACCTAAAGAATGGAAGAGAACAGATTTGGATGCCTTAAAGACTGTGGGAAGCAGGAACACAAGCAGAGACACCCACAGGGTCCCAAGTCCTCACCTCCCATCGCTCCTCGGCGTACTTGTCAAGTGAGGGGACGTCCCGGGCATGCTTGTCTGGTCCCAGCTGACTTGTGTCATCAGACCAGGCCTTGCCCCTATGCCAGGATGGCCAACAGTAAGGAACCCTACCTGTATTCCCCACCCATGCTTCTGCCCTTATTCCTCCCTCATCCCCAGGGACCGTGAGTGGGAGACATTTCCTACAGCATGTAGCTCCATCTGGTCCAACTTACTCATAAAGGAGCTTCCAAAAGTAGAGCTCACAAGGTTGAGAGAGGCCCCTCAGGACCTCCCCGGCCAGCAATTCAATCACTATGTCCCCTACCTAATTTAGGAAAAGACGGAAGAGACATACCCACCCAGAAGGGCAATGCGGAGGTTTTGGCGGAAGATGGGGTTGAGGATGAGGCCCTGGAGACCACCAGGGAGCAGCTGGGTGTGCCAGATACGGAGGCCACTCAGCAACCCCGTGCTTTCCTCCTGAGCTCTGGAACAGAAGCAGAGAGGTAAGGGAGATGACTTGAGAACAGAAAGGAGACTCACAAAGGCATcagtttctgccttttctaaactggTGGTCCTCGGAACGCTGTTTCACAGAGATCAGTGTCTTAAGGCAAATGTCTTTACTGTAACACCTACCAGAGCCTTGTTACAG of Cervus canadensis isolate Bull #8, Minnesota chromosome 28, ASM1932006v1, whole genome shotgun sequence contains these proteins:
- the GTF2H4 gene encoding general transcription factor IIH subunit 4, translated to MESTPSRGGLNRVHLQCRNLQEFLGGLSPGVLDRLYGHPATCLAVFRELPSLAKNWVMRMLFLEQPLPQAAVALWVKKEFSKAQEESTGLLSGLRIWHTQLLPGGLQGLILNPIFRQNLRIALLGGGKAWSDDTSQLGPDKHARDVPSLDKYAEERWEVVLHFMVGSPSAAVSQDLAQLLSQAGLMKSAEPGEPPCITSAGFQFLLLDTPAQLWYFMLQYLQTAQSRGMDLVEILSFLFQLSFSTLGKDYSVEGMSDSLLNFLQHLREFGLVFQRKRKSRRYYPTRLAINLSSGVSGAGGTAHQPGFIVVETNYRLYAYTESELQIALIALFSEMLYRFPNMVVAQVTRESVQQAIASGITAQQIIHFLRTRAHPVMLKQTPVLPPTITDQIRLWELERDRLRFTEGVLYNQFLSQVDFELLLAHARELGVLVFENSAKRLMVVTPAGHSDVKRFWKRQKHNS